The Chanos chanos chromosome 6, fChaCha1.1, whole genome shotgun sequence genome includes a region encoding these proteins:
- the svbp gene encoding small vasohibin-binding protein yields the protein MEPACRKDKQKQKETPTRGDRAKQKTAQQEVKQRQRAEIYALNKVMTELEQQQFEAFCKQMQTPAE from the exons ATGGAGCCGGCATGCCGTAAGGACAAGCAAAAACAGAAGGAGACCCCAACCCGTGGAGACAGAGCCAAACAGAAAACTGCTCAGCAGGAAGTAAAACAAAGGCAGAGAGCCGAG ATCTATGCACTGAACAAAGTTATGACAGAACTGGAACAACAGCAGTTTGAGGCCTTCTGTAAGCAGATGCAGACACCCGCAGAGTGA